CGATCAGTTAAAAACAGCAGAAGTGTTTGATTATGAAACCAAATCATCCTATGCCATCAAAATAGAGGTCAGCGATGGTACAGACAAGTACAGCCAGGATTTTACTATCACTGTGACGGACATATCCGTCGACGGATTGTACGGTGGATCATTTACAGGTACGAAACTCGCTGACAGCAGTGTAGCCGAAGACGTAGTCTGGACATTGGATATTGATGGCAATTCTGGGGTTCTGGACATCCTTGCTCCTGATGGTGAATATGCTGATATTCCTGTTTCCATAGACGAATCTGCCAGAACAATTACAGTCTCTCATAAAACCATAAGTCCCAGTACGGTTCAAATGGATTTTTCTGGAAGTATTGCTGAAGATGGAGACATTACAGGAACAGGGACACTTGATTCTGGAGCAGATGATAGCATTGAGTATAATATCCAACTGAACGGCGTCAAAAACGATGAAGGCTACTTGATCAAAGGTACTCTGCACTGCCCTGCAGAAGATGTGGGCCAAAACGGAAAACCCTATACTGTAGTGGTAGACAGCGACGGCATTGGAGATAACGGCGGTGTTGTCGGATACTTTCAGGGAGTAAGCGGAGTACCCAGAACCATGTGCTACCTCATAACGGAAATACCTGCGGGAACATGGGAAGTATATGCCGTACTCTACACAGATGCCCCTGACTCAATAAATCCCGAAAGACCTCCTAACGATGGAGAATATTC
This genomic interval from Oceanispirochaeta sp. contains the following:
- a CDS encoding cadherin repeat domain-containing protein, yielding MNLKYTFMLLSLLPFLLFFSCEDSPSGNNVPSDIGISATSVQEGSSAGTTVGSLSVSDEDIDDSFIFSLTSDYGENASFSIENDQLKTAEVFDYETKSSYAIKIEVSDGTDKYSQDFTITVTDISVDGLYGGSFTGTKLADSSVAEDVVWTLDIDGNSGVLDILAPDGEYADIPVSIDESARTITVSHKTISPSTVQMDFSGSIAEDGDITGTGTLDSGADDSIEYNIQLNGVKNDEGYLIKGTLHCPAEDVGQNGKPYTVVVDSDGIGDNGGVVGYFQGVSGVPRTMCYLITEIPAGTWEVYAVLYTDAPDSINPERPPNDGEYSGNYGSTFTPTDNTGVYDIALSVFSE